GTATCCTCTTTGATCACTATGCCTTTCGCTGCCCCTGTTTCCATATCCCAGAGCTTGGCAATTTTCCGCTGTCCCGTCGTCAAGATAATTTCCCTGGGAGTAATCCCCACATAGGCGCAACCCTGATCGTGGGCATGGATAGTGCCAGCACAACGCCATAGCTGGGAAATAGTTTCCTCTTCCTGGGCAGAATAAGTAGAACTAACCACGGGAGTAGGGGGTATATCAGAATTAGCAACCCCTGTTCGTTTGACATCCTCCACAAAAGCAGTGATAAACTCATCATCTTCTGTCTGTACCTGACTGACAGGATTTTGCCTAGGAGCAGGGGTGTCTAGGTCTTGGATTATTTTCTCAAATAGGTCATCATTCAGCGGGGAGATTACTTCCGTTTTGCTGCTAGTTACCTCCCGCAAAAATTCATCCACACTGTCTTTCTCTTGCGAGGGCTTGGGTTCGGTAGTGATAATCTCCCGTAAAATGGTCTCGACATATTCTCTATCTTCTTTCGTTTCTGTGCGAATACCTGTGTTTTTTGCCCCCAATCGCTCTACATCCTTAAGGGCTTCCGTGGCAGTGCTGTAGCGGTCTTGTCGCCGTTCCTGCATCATCCGATCGAGGACCTGGATGAGACGGGGAGTGACATCAGCAGGAACATAGTCTTGCCAAGTCTGCAGCCAACTGTAACCCCGTTTGATAAACAAACTGTAGGGGCTAACCCCCGTCAACAGGTGGAAGCAAGTAACACCCAAGCTATAAATATCACTGGCGGGATAGGCTTTCCCCTCACTCATCTGTTCAATGGGAACATACCCGGATGTACCAATAGAAGTGCCTGTAATCACCCTTTGAGGGTCAGTCAATAATTTCGCTACACCAAAATCTATGAGGAATAATTTATTGTCTCCCTGGCGCCGAATGATATTTTCGGGTTTGATGTCGCGGTGAATGACTTGTCGTTCATGCACAAACTCCAAAATGGGGAGAATATCCCGCAGAATTGCCCAGATTTCTGCCTCCGTAAAATTACCATGGCGTTCTAGCAGTTTCTGCAGATTCATGCCCGGCACAAATTCCTGCACTAGGTATTGTCGTTTGTCCTGGGTAAAGAAAGCAAGGAGGTCGGGAATCTGAGGGTGAACACCCAAATCATTGAGACGGATAGCTTCCTGGTAAAATAACTCTGTGGCTTTCTGCAAAGCACCCGTTCCTTGCACTTGGGGCAGAAATTGTTTGATCACACAGCTAGCATTCAGACGGTCTTGATCAATGGCTAGATATGTTCTCCCAAATCCCCCTTGCCCCAGTACCTTCACCGCCCGATAGCGCTCCTTCAGGAGTAATTTAGAGCCACAGTTGCGGCAAATTTCATCTGTTGGTTGATTCTGCGGCTGCGAGCAGTCAGGATTGATACAGTAGCTCATAGGGGGATTTATTTAGCATACCCTGACTATTATGTTAGCTTACCTGTTTAGGTTTGGTATTTGCCCCTACGAATTTGCCAATCTATACAAATCTGTACATCTGTGCAGCTTTTTATTTTTTCTTGCCTTTGCTGGGGCTGGCTTTAGCATCAACGAGTTCTAGTTCTTCGGGGCGAAAGCTGACGAGTTTATCCCAATTCCCACCTTCAAATAGGACGGCTACTCTGCCATCCGTGAGGCGTTGTACTAATCCCTCAAAGCCATAGTAAATGTCTCCAGGATTGATAACCCGAACAGCAGAACCAGGAAAGATCATGTTTGTCATGGTTTTTTGTTTAATATAGGTCTACAGCGATTATACACGATGGCTATGGGCTGGCAGTTCCGTGTGGGTACGGGCTACGATATTCACCGCTTAGTTCCCGATCGACGCTTAGTGTTGGGGGGGGTAGAAATTCCCTACGAGAAGGGGTTATTGGGACACAGTGATGCGGACGTCCTTGCCCATGCCATTATGGATGCCCTCCTGGGAGCACTGGCACTGGGGGATATTGGGCATTATTTTCCCCCCACTGATGACAAATGGCGCGATGCTGATAGTACGCTTCTGTTGCAGCAGGTAAATACCCTCATCAGAGAAAAGGGCTGGCAGATAAACAACATCGATACCTCGGTGATTGCTGAACGTCCTAAACTGAAAAATTTTCTTCTGTCTATCCGAGAAAATCTGGCTAAGGTGCTGCAGATCGATACCGATCGGGTTAGTGTCAAAGCCAGAACGAATGAGGGGTTAGATGCCATTGGACAGGGGGAAGCGATTGCTGTTCATGCAGTGGTGTTGTTATGTTGTCCACAAGAATAAGGGGTTTGATTACTTATTTGTCTTTGTTTGTGTTGGCTGTCGCTCTGGTGGGGTGTACAGCTCTTAGGGGGGTAGCTAAACAACGTCTGTCTTTACCACTGGATGCGGACATCAAGACTTTTAATCCGGTTTTGGTCTCTGATGCCTACAGTGCAGCAGCATTGGGGGTGGTTTTCAGCGGTCTCCTGACCACCGATAAAAATGGCAATCTCATCCCTGAGCTGGCAGAAAAATGGGAATTCCGTAATGATGGTTTGGAATTGCTCTTTACCCTCAAGTCCGGTCTCAAATGGTCTGACGGTAAGCCTTTGACGATCGAGGATGTCCTCTTTACTTTCCGCGATATTTATTTCAATGAGGCGATCCCTTCTTCTATCCAAGACATCTTTCGGGTAGGGGAGAAGAGAGAATTGCCCCAGGTGGAAAAGGTAAACGATCGGGTAATCTCTTTCAAATTGCCTGAACCTTTTGCGCCTTTTTTACGCTTTGCCGGCGGGGCTAGTATCTTGCCTAAGCATATCTTAGCAAAGGCAGTAAGGGAGAAAGATACTACAGGTAAACCGAAATTCTTGCAAACCTGGGCGATCGATACTGACCTCCATACTCTGGTGGGCAACGGTCCCTATGTCCTCAAGCGGTACTTACCCGCTGAACGCCTAGTGTATGAACGGAATCCCCATTACTATCGCCAGTCCTTGCCTCACATTCCCCGCCTGGTTTACCAGATCATGCCTTCCCCGGATAGTACGGTGTTGCGTTTTCGTTCCCGCGATATAGATGTGATCCCCCAGGTGCGGGCACAGGATTTCCCTATCCTCAAACGCCAGGAAGATAGGTATGGGTTTCGGATTTATCAATTGGGTGAGGGGAGCAGTCGCAGTTTTTTAATGTTTAATCTCAATCGGGGACGGAATCAGGAGGGTAAACCCTTTGTCGACCCTGTCAAGGCGGAATGGTTCAATGATGTCAATTTTCGCCGTGCCATTGCCTACGGTATCAACCGCCAAGCTATGATCAATACCTACTACCGCGGTCTTGGTTTGCCCCAGGATTCCCCTATCCCACCCCTCAGCCCCTACCATTTCTCCCGCCAGGAAGGTGTCCCCTTCTATGACTATGACCCAGACAAGGCAAAGGAGTTATTGCAACGATCGGGCTTTTCCTACAATAGCCAAAATCGCCTAGTGGATAAAAATGGGAACCTGGTGCGTTTTACAATCATGACTTCTACCGGGGGAGCGGGCGCAACCCTCGCACCGATGATCAAAAATGACCTCGATCGTTTAGGCATCACAGTTGATCTGCAGATTATTGACTTTACGGCTTTGATTGACCGCCTCGATCGTTCCAAAAACTGGGAAACGGCTATGTTAGGTTGGGGGGGGGGCATTGAACCCCACGGCAGTTTTCATCTGTGGTATTCCGCTGGCTCTAGTCATATGTTCAATTTGGGACCCAATCCGGGGGAACCGCCTTTCCCTGGACGGGTGGTGAGTGACTGGGAAAGAGAAATCGATCGGTTGTTGATTGCAGGAGCCAGGGAAATCGACGAAAAAAAGCGCCGCCAAATCTATGGGCAGTTCCAGAAACTGGTGCAGGAGCAGGTGCCGATGATCTTTATGGTCAGCCCCCGCGCCATGAGTGCTGTCAGTAACCGCTTGCGAGGTATTGACCCCTCCCCCGCTGGCGGTGTCCTCTGGAACCTGGATGAACTCAGATTAGCCGACTAAGGGCGATCGATGGGATTCGAACCCACGCATCGAGGAGCCACAATCCTCTGCCTTAACCACTTGGCTACGACCGCCGTAGTCCCTTATCTTAACACAGATTTTAGATTACAGATAGGCGACCCTGTACCCCCACCACAACAGTGCTGCAATCGTGCCCAACACCAAAATTGCGGAAAGAGTAACAGCCAGAGGGCTATCCGCATTGTCAAACTTCATAATGCCACGATTAAATTCAGACATATAGGTTTTCCCAATAGCGCTAATTACTAATTCCTATGCCTATTCTACCCCAGGTTACTGTATACTCTGCCACGCCAAACCTTAGGTTTTTGTAAAGCCGAGAGCCAAATGCGTAACACAGCAACGGGGTCAGAGAGGGGAGAGAGCCAATACCACAGCCCCACCGCCCTATAACTGGGACGAATAGCAAAAAGGAGCAATACCCGAATTAGCACCAGTCCTATATTCAAATCCAGGAGCAAAAAGTCCACGATCGATTGGGGTCTTGCCCATAACATGCCCACCGATACTAAGAGCGGCAGCCCCTGTACTGCTAACAGATAGAGACAATCTCCGCCGGTGCTCAGGGGTGTAGCAGCATCCTTCAAATCCAAGGACCGTCCCCACTCCCGCCAGGTTTCCGCCATACTGGTATACATCCTCACCTGCAGTACCTTTGCCCCATCCAGGAAGCCAACTCTGTAACCCCGTTGTGCCACCGCCCTCACTATGGTGACATCATCGCAGAAGGAACTTTGGGCAAGAGTGTAGCCCCCTAAAGCTTCTAGCACCGACTTTTTCACCAAAAAACACTGCCCATTTGCCATCACCCGTTCCTGGGAAAATTGTGCCCTGTCCCCCGATGCCCCAAAGCGATAGACCAGCGTCAGCAACAGGGAGGGCTGTAACCACTGCTCCCCTGGGTACTCGACAATAAACTGAGGGGCGAGGGTGAGAATATCCCAGCCCTGTGCTTCTGCCGTATCCACCACTGCTGCCACCAAACCAGGTTGGGGAAGCGTATCAGCATCTAATCCTAGTAACCACCTGTATTCGGGACGGGACTGCTGCCAGCCGTAGTTTAGTGCCCAGGGTCGCCCCACCCAGTTGGGGGGTAAGGGGGGATCGGTCACCAGCCTTAAGGGGATAGGATAACTGGGTTGCAGGGCTTCCACGTATTCCCTAGTGCCGTCCGTCGAACGACTGTCTACAATTATTATTTCCCCGATCGGTTGCTCCTTTAACCCTGCCAAACAGTTGGGCAATCTTTGTCTTTCATTGAGGGTGGGAATGACAACAGAAACCGATCGTTTTTCCTGGTCTAGCTTTGGCTCTAGGGGGGGGATGCGGCGGGGGGCAGAACTCAAACGTGACAGCAAAACAAGACTGAAGGGAGTTTGATAGAGTAACAGTAGGAAAGTCAACATTTTAGCTAGCAAGATCGTTAATCACTTCTTCTTCCATCTCATGTTTGGTGAGTATAAGAGGGAAAGGTAAACGTTGGTATTGTAACTGCATACCACTGGTTTCAGGAAATGTCTCCAGGACAATGCGGGAAATCACCTGGGGACGGTCGACAATTGCCCAGAATGTATCCTGATTGTTGGTACGAAAGATAATTTGACTATCATTTTCTGGGATGTCAACTTCTAAATCATGGCGGTTGGGTGAGAGGGGCAAGCTCGCAATTAGCTCCTGCAAAATGTTAGAGCGAATAGTTTGAATGCGGTTAGACAGGTTCTTACCAACAACTGCCTTGGATACTAACTCCACCGCTTTACCACAGGTGAGGTCTTCCACCTTGAAGATTTCCTTTAGATTTTCTAGGGCCTGTTCATGTTCCCGTTCAAATTTGACAAAGGGCAGAGGCCCTACTAAACGCCGAGGGGTCTTGCTTAATTCTAAAATCGCTTGAATTGTAGCAGCCTGTAGGTCATTGATTAACTCCCGCCGTACCCTCTCCCGCTGTTGCTGAAACCCTCTGGCATTGGTCGCATACATGGCAGGGAAACGATTCAAGATATATACTGCCACATCTGCTACCTCCAAGGGCCGGGCTAGGCTGCCTTTCATCTGTTCTAATTGATACTCGACAATTTGAATGACAGGTCTTTCTAACACATTGACAAACTGATATTCCGCTGTCATCATGTAGGAATTGAATTCCTGTAACTCGATCGGGTCAATGTTTTTGTCTGGTTCAATTGCTTTCTTCATCTGCTCCTTGGATTTGCGAATGAAATTCTTAGTTTCTAGTATCCTTCGTCTTTCATAGAGACTCAAATGTTCCAAGGCAGAAGCTGTTCCCTGGGTAATACTTTCTTGCACGATCGAGGGTACTTCTTTCCAGGTTAAATTGGGTCGGCGTAAAATTTCCCGCAGTTGCCGTAAACAGTAGTCAGGTCGCTCAATTTCATACAAAGGTAAGGGGGATACCCGCACCAGGGGATTGTTTCCTACCCGCAAAAATGCCTGATGTAACAGCCCAATTGCCTGTTTACGAAATTCATTGTTTGCTCGTTTCTTCTGCTGTAACCACCCCCGATCGGAGCTAGCATAGAGGCAGGGTAGCCGATTAAGGACAAAAGCGATTACCTCAGTTAAATTTATTTCCTCCCGTTTTGCCCGATCGAGTTGTGCCAGTTGATTTTTTGCCTCTTCCACTACCACAATTTCTTGGGCATTTTTGATATATACTTTGGACGCGGTCATGGTATGTATGCAGGGCAGGTATCATTACTATACCAAGGCACTGCACAGAGGGATGGATTGTCCTAAATTTTAACGATAAATTCCCCTAAGGGTTGGCTTTACGTCTCTGTGCATATTGGAGAAAACCAGTGAAGAGAGCAACGCCCAGCAGATATTTGACTAAGTCAGGTACGATCGGGCTAGGAGAAACAAAGCCCTCCAAGATAGCCGCAATTACTAGCATGGGAATACAACCCAACACTAATTGGGCAGCCTGTTCGCCGTAGACTTTGAAGGCATCAGCTCGGCGATAACGACCAGGGAACAGCAAAGCTCTAGCCAGCAGCAACCCTCCTCCCCCAGAAATGAAAATTTCCGGGATTTCCAGGGAGCCGTGGGGAAAAACAAACGCCCAAAAGGGAAAAGCCAAATTATTTTGTGCTACGAGAGCGCCCACTACACCTAGGAATAAACCATTCAACCCCAAGATATAGACTGTGTAGAAACCAGCAGTGATTCCCCCACCAACGGCAATTAGAGAAACGTGAATGTTATTGACCATGATATCCGCCGTTGAACCGGGTTGGTCGGTTAAAATCCTGCCCATCCACAACTCCCCTCTTTCCACCATGGCAATCATGCTGGGCGGTAGAAATAACTCCATGAAGCTAGGGTCGGACCAGGCAAACCACCAACCCACCAGCCCTGCTAGAGCAAAGATCAAGGCACAAAGGAGAATATAGGGGGCAGTATCCCGCAACACCGCTGGAAAACCCCATAGATAAAATTGGCCTATAGCTTCACTCTCTTGACGGCGGGAACCTTGATAAATGATGCTATAGCCCTTGCTGGTCAGTAGTTGTAACTCTTGCCCAAGGGTCTCCCCCACCCCCTGGGTACGAGCACGGGCTAAGTCAGCAGCTACGGAGCGGTACAATCCCGCTAGCGTGCTAATTTCTTTGGCGGAAAGGGATTTTAAGCCTTCGTTCTCGACCTTTTTTACCAGTGCCTCTAACTGTTGCCAACTCTTTTCTCGCCGTGCCACCCACCGCCGTGTGTTCATCCCTTCATCCACTTTTCTATGGCTCTAGCTGCCCTCCGTATCTTAGCGCAAGGTAATATAAACACTGCCACAATAAGTGACCAGAGTGATGCCTATGTTCCCTCGGTCTTTTTTGATTGCTCTCTTTCTTTCCCTACTAGTCACAGCCAAAGCTGGGGCTGATTCTCCCCTCACTTCTACAGATTTTGCGGAAGCCTACTGGGACCATCCGATCGTGCGCAAAGCGAAAACTACAGGGGTAGTCGATCGGGAAATTGCTGCTTTCCTCAGTGGCGACAGTCCCCTTGATGTCAAAGCGGCGGTTGTCAATGCCCTTGGTTGGGATGTTCACGGCAAGAACAATGCCCAAATCTATCGGCGCTTCCTCGCTCAGTTCTACAACACTACCCCAGCAAATCTCAACCTAGAGGTATTATCGGTGGGAGAATTGTTTAGCCTTGGTTATCTGACGGCTCTAGATGACTATTTCAACGTTGTGCCGGCTCTGCCGCTCTTACAGCGGGCTAGAAGATTAGCCAGAAATAGTTACACGATTGCCCTGATTGAAAGTCTGACCCGTGCTCAGAATGCTCGCGATTTTTGTCAGAAATGGTTGGCAGTTAAACCCCTAGAATTTCCCCGCCAGTTAGATATAGATATGCGCCGTACCGCTAGGGCGATCGTGTGGGAGTACATGCGCATGTATGAAAAGTATTGCGATCGGTGAACTGCCCAGGTTTGACAAGCTTGCTCGGGTGAGATAGTGTTATTTTGCTCTCCATCCCCCATAACCATGACGAAAAAAACTTTAACAGACATGGTAAAAGAAGAGGTGGCCAAAGAAGCCCAGGCAGAGGCAGTAGAAGGTAAAGTTGTACGCCGCCATACTAAAGCTGACTTGGAAGCAGAACTCGCCCGCCTCACCCAAGCCCTAGAAGAGATGAAAGCAGAGCGCGATCGCCTGCAAACCCAGCTACAAGCGGCAAAGGTAGAGTTGCAAACAGCACAGACAGAGCGTCATCTTTTACAAGAGCAACTGCAAGTAGCTAACACAGAGCGGGAACAACTCCAAGCCCAAGTTAGCCAACTCACCCAAGCCTTGCAGTTAAAGCAAGCTCACCTAGAACAACTACAAACCTACCTAGAACAAGCCCAAGGCGAATTGAAGGCAAAGGCGGAAGCTCTCCCTGCCCTCAAGAAACAGGGTAGAATCATTCCTCGCCCGATCGGCTCCAACCGCGACCTGCAGAAGCAAGCTGACCAGAATATCGGCTGGTTTGATTAGCGCCTGGAAACGGCGAAAAGGCTGATAATCAATGCCATCCCCCCTAAAAGAACCCCCAGGGCTGACAAGTTCCCCTGCTTACTTAATTTTTCCAGTTCACTCCTATGATGGTGTAGGGATGCCTCCTGCTCGGCTTTAGCACGATTGACCATATTTTGCATCTCCGAACGGATTGCCTCCAACTGAGCTGTGGTAGCATCACCACTACGGGACTCTAGGGCTTCAATGCGTACCTGCATCTGTTGTAAAATTGCTGCCCCCGTTTGCCAATCCTGCTGCATTGTCCCCATCTCTCCCTGGAGGGTTTGTAACCGTTCTGTCATCACTCGCTCGACAAGAGCCTGTAGCTGTGTCTCATCGCTGATAGGAGTAACTGTGCTGGATTCCAGCTGGGCTATCTTTTGCTCTAATTCCTTGAGTTTGGCATCTAAGGCAGTAGGATCACCACTAGCAGTGGGAGAAGGTTGGGATTGGAGTAAGGCCACCTGCTCTGCTAGGGCTTGATGGGATTGGCTATAGGCTTGCAAAGCATTGTGGAGTTCCAAAATGTGTCCCTGTAACTCACTGAGAGAACTGCCCTGGTCTCCTACCTGCTTCTGCTGCAGTGCCGTATACCACTGATTCACCTCATTGGCGCACTGATCCATGTGCTGAGCAAGGCGGGCAAAATTTTTCACATCCTGTGCCAAGCGGGGCAAACTCCCCAGTAGCTCCTCCAACCGACCTTCCACCGTTTGTACACGATCGGCTAAAGCTAATCCCGCCATCATTTCCTGCCGTGCCTGGGCAACTGCCGCTTCTGCTGCCTGGGCTGACTGTAATAACGCCTGGGCTTGTTGTAACATTTCCGTGATTTTAGCAATTTCTGAGGCAAGGCTATCAGACAGAGCATTTAGTTGCTCCGTCACCTCAGCACTAGCCATCGGTTGGTCCGTCATAACTTCTTCCCGCGTGAGTTCTACCTGTGGAATTTAGCACCAATGCTCGGCTTTTTGAAGCACTTCCCTGACATTTTTGCCCACCGCCCTTTTTCCGACAAATTATTTGCTTTTTTGCAGTTGGTGTGATAATTTTTTATTTGGCGCAATTTGCCACCGGTTAATATCACTGTTTAGGTAAGTGGACTAGAAGGTTGTAAAAGGGATGGGGTCTGAGAAGTTATGTCTGTGCGTCTGTATGTAGGTAACTTGCCGGCTGAGCTAGACCGTAAGGCTTTGGAGCAAGTATTTAGTCAGGAAGGGGAAACTCTCACGGTTAAAGTGATTACCGATCGGAAGACGGGGCGGTGTCGGGGTTTTGGCTTCTTGACGGTGGCAACAGACGAACAAGCGGACTCCATGATTCAGAAATTCAATGGGTTTGACTTCCATGGCTCAGCACTGCGCCTAGAGAAGGCTTTGCCGCGGCAGAAGGAACAAAAAGACAGGGACAAGGGAGACCAAGAAGTCGTGCCTGTCAGTGAAGAGGTGGAGGAAGCGGTGCCAACGGACACCCCTAGCGAACTAAAGGCGGAAGAAAAGCAGCCCGCTAAACGGAAGCGGAAGCGGAAGAAAGGGAGCAACCGTCCTGAAAAGCGCACCAGTTATACAACTTCTGACTCCCATCAGCCTGATCCCCGCTGGGCAGCGGAACTGGAGGAATTTAAGCAGAGACTGCTAGCAGCGCAATCTACCTAGGTTTTTAACTTTCCTTAACCTTTTATTTATCTGGGCATAACTTTCGTATGGGAGTATGGGCTGGACTCCCATTTCGTGTTTTTAGTAAATTTATGGATAGACGTAGTTTTTTAGCTTACTCCCTTGCCAGTGGTGTGACGGTTTGGGCGGGGAGTGCTATACCAAGTAAGTTTGCTGAGTTGTTTCACATCGGTTCTACCAATGCCCAGGCAGCTCAAGTTTTCCCCCAAAGTGTTGCCAGCGGTGACCCCCAACCCCAAGGGATCACCCTATGGACACGGGTCGCTACCACTGTCCCTACGGCTACTCTCTCCTTCCAAATTGCCACTGACCGCGATTTCCGCAACATCGTTCTCAGTGGGGTGGCTGCTACCGATGCCGAGCGGGACTACACAGTCAAAGTTAGTCTTGACAACCGTGCGGAATTAAAGCCTGCTACTACTTATTTCTATCGCTTTATCTTTGAGAATACTCCCAGCCGTACGGGGCGCTTCAAGACTTTACCCGCTCCTGATGCTAAGGTCGATCGGGTGAGGTTTGCATATGTTAGTTGCTCGGACTACACCAATGGTTTGTTCACTGCCTTTCGCTACCTAGCTGAGGAGGATATTGATTTCGTAATTCACTTGGGAGATGCTATCTACGAAACTGTCTTTGACCCCACCTTTCAAAATAACGTCCGTCCTATTCGGCTGCCCAGTGGTGCCCCTACAGCGGAATCCCTAGAAGATTACCGTGCTCTCTATAAGATTTATCGCTCTGACCCCGACCTACAAAGGGTGCATGAAAGTCATGCCTTCATCTTCATCTGGGATGACCACGAGTTCGCCAACGATGCTCACCAAACCTTTAACACAGATAACCCCGACCCTGCCAAACCAGAACTGAGCAATACACCCCGCCGTCGGCAAATTGCCAGCCGTGTGTGGGCAGAATATACCCCTACCTCGATCGTGTTTGACGGTACTCGCCCGCCCCTGGAGGCGATCCAACTCTACCGCACGGTTGTCTGTGGGGACTTGATGGAACTGATCCTCACCGATGAACGCTTGTATCGCGACCCCCATGCCTGCGGCCCCACCACTGCCCAAAGGTCTCTTAATCCCGGTTGTCCCAATTTGGCTAACCCCGATCGGTCTATGCTTGGTAAAACCCAGCGGGATTGGTTCCTAGGCAAAGTCACTAACTCCACTCGTACCTGGAAAATCTGGGGGAATGAGGTGATGACGATGCAGTTGAAGATTGCCAAAGCGGTAGTCGATCGGGTACGCCCTGGCTTGATTCCCGTAGATTTATTTGCCTATCTTGACCAGTGGGACGGTTACCCAGTAGAAAGGGCGTTGATTTTCCGCACTATTCGCGATCGGGGTGTCAAGAACTTTGTTACAGTTACAGGTGACCTACATAGCTTTGTGGCGGGGTATCAGAGATTGGACTTCAATACTCCCTTTAATCCTGGTACTGTCCCCCCTGATGCAGTGGGCGTGGAGTTCGTCTGCGGTTCCATTTCCGCTTCCAACTTGGCGGAGCAACCCAATCCTTTCCAACTGGATGTGCAAACTTCTACCCAACTACTCCTTGCCAGCAATCCCCACATTTTGTTCTTCAACTCTGCCACGCACGGCTACAACCTCATTGAAGTTACTCCCACCCTCCTCACTTGCAGGATGAAGGCAGTAAGTAACATTACCTCTCCCAATGCAGCACTCTCTACTTTGAAAGTGTATGAGGTACCGAAAGACCAAGTCCTAATCAGGGACGTTACCTCGCGTTAGCAGGTTCCCATAGTTTTTTGTTCCCTTCTGGTTACAGAGGGGAATTTTTTATTTAGAAAAACGTAGCAGCAGGTGCTCCAAAATGCCCAGTAATTTTGATTTACTAATGGCTGGTTTGTCAATTTTAGCAAAGTAATTTGGGATCAGATAATTTCTCAGCTAAATCATAGAAGAATTCTAGAAATTGGTACCTACGAGGAGGCTAGTGCCTGCTAATTAATTGAAAAGTTAGCTAACCAACAAGACACAGAGCTACACTGTACTGACGTTTGAACAAGAGGTATAGAACATTAAGGAATTGACATGGCAATCGTCGAAAAAATTTCTTTGCTACTATCAACCTTGCAGTTGCCAAAGTTAACCACAGAGTTGACTTAGTTGTGCATAAGGGGTTTTCTGATATAAAATTGGCAGAATTATTGGCAGCAGGTAAGAGAAACTACTTTTATGTATTTATATTGATGGCTCTCATCAAGCCCCTGATGTTTTAGATTAGTCCCTAAGTACGGTTTGCTAGCCTTCGACGATCACCTGTGGCATGAAAATCTTCCCTACGGCGTTGATCTCTGCGCTGTCCCAAACCTGCAGTCTCTATTGTCGTCAGATAAGAATTGTTTCTACGTCCCTCTCCTAAATCTATAATCTATGTTCAAAAAATTAGCGACTAGGACTACTAGGTAAATCTACTGGAAAACTCTGGAGAAGGTGAGTATAATTACCGATAAATGATTACTCAGAGAACTACTTAAAATTTAGTTAGTTTTTTTAAGAAATTTTCACGGTTTCAGGGGGATTTTGCCAGATTTCTTAACAAAAATATTAATAGGCAAGTGGTATGCTTATATATACCATTTTTCAATTAACCTTTGACAAATTACCTATAGGAGAAGAGAGTTATGCTACCAAACAAGCCGCAGGAAGTACGGGTAAAACCAGAGACACGCAATCACAAGGGGTTTTTCGTAGTAGAGGAGACCTACAAACTGGTATCGATTGACCAAAATGGGTGGGCACTCATTTGCCTGGATGACCATGTTTGTCATTATGTTGACCCCGACGATCTACAGACGGAAGAGCAGGAAGGCAAGCAGTAACCAGATGGCAAAGACAGGGAATGAATGTGGTTTAGGCAACTAAGCCACAATTTTTTTGGGCAAGGTGCTCCTCTTCCGTTAGAATGATATACGCTGTTCTGAGGAAAAACAACCTAAATGAGCGATACCCTAACCAGAGTGCAGACGGTAGTAGCAAAACAACTGGGTGTAGAGG
This genomic interval from Pseudanabaenaceae cyanobacterium SKYG29 contains the following:
- a CDS encoding late competence development ComFB family protein encodes the protein MTASKVYIKNAQEIVVVEEAKNQLAQLDRAKREEINLTEVIAFVLNRLPCLYASSDRGWLQQKKRANNEFRKQAIGLLHQAFLRVGNNPLVRVSPLPLYEIERPDYCLRQLREILRRPNLTWKEVPSIVQESITQGTASALEHLSLYERRRILETKNFIRKSKEQMKKAIEPDKNIDPIELQEFNSYMMTAEYQFVNVLERPVIQIVEYQLEQMKGSLARPLEVADVAVYILNRFPAMYATNARGFQQQRERVRRELINDLQAATIQAILELSKTPRRLVGPLPFVKFEREHEQALENLKEIFKVEDLTCGKAVELVSKAVVGKNLSNRIQTIRSNILQELIASLPLSPNRHDLEVDIPENDSQIIFRTNNQDTFWAIVDRPQVISRIVLETFPETSGMQLQYQRLPFPLILTKHEMEEEVINDLAS
- a CDS encoding stage II sporulation protein M, which codes for MNTRRWVARREKSWQQLEALVKKVENEGLKSLSAKEISTLAGLYRSVAADLARARTQGVGETLGQELQLLTSKGYSIIYQGSRRQESEAIGQFYLWGFPAVLRDTAPYILLCALIFALAGLVGWWFAWSDPSFMELFLPPSMIAMVERGELWMGRILTDQPGSTADIMVNNIHVSLIAVGGGITAGFYTVYILGLNGLFLGVVGALVAQNNLAFPFWAFVFPHGSLEIPEIFISGGGGLLLARALLFPGRYRRADAFKVYGEQAAQLVLGCIPMLVIAAILEGFVSPSPIVPDLVKYLLGVALFTGFLQYAQRRKANP
- a CDS encoding RNA-binding protein — its product is MSVRLYVGNLPAELDRKALEQVFSQEGETLTVKVITDRKTGRCRGFGFLTVATDEQADSMIQKFNGFDFHGSALRLEKALPRQKEQKDRDKGDQEVVPVSEEVEEAVPTDTPSELKAEEKQPAKRKRKRKKGSNRPEKRTSYTTSDSHQPDPRWAAELEEFKQRLLAAQST
- a CDS encoding alkaline phosphatase D family protein; protein product: MDRRSFLAYSLASGVTVWAGSAIPSKFAELFHIGSTNAQAAQVFPQSVASGDPQPQGITLWTRVATTVPTATLSFQIATDRDFRNIVLSGVAATDAERDYTVKVSLDNRAELKPATTYFYRFIFENTPSRTGRFKTLPAPDAKVDRVRFAYVSCSDYTNGLFTAFRYLAEEDIDFVIHLGDAIYETVFDPTFQNNVRPIRLPSGAPTAESLEDYRALYKIYRSDPDLQRVHESHAFIFIWDDHEFANDAHQTFNTDNPDPAKPELSNTPRRRQIASRVWAEYTPTSIVFDGTRPPLEAIQLYRTVVCGDLMELILTDERLYRDPHACGPTTAQRSLNPGCPNLANPDRSMLGKTQRDWFLGKVTNSTRTWKIWGNEVMTMQLKIAKAVVDRVRPGLIPVDLFAYLDQWDGYPVERALIFRTIRDRGVKNFVTVTGDLHSFVAGYQRLDFNTPFNPGTVPPDAVGVEFVCGSISASNLAEQPNPFQLDVQTSTQLLLASNPHILFFNSATHGYNLIEVTPTLLTCRMKAVSNITSPNAALSTLKVYEVPKDQVLIRDVTSR